The Solenopsis invicta isolate M01_SB chromosome 12, UNIL_Sinv_3.0, whole genome shotgun sequence genome window below encodes:
- the LOC105201753 gene encoding Golgi SNAP receptor complex member 2 yields MEALYHQTNKLIQETQHIFSQLERKSSNTDLQEVQQAIEDKISLINSNCERLDVLCLKGPVSQRQNYRMRVDQLKYDSRHLSAALNSWHNRVIRQQREEAEREALLARKFTTNDHVDIFIDHTVQHNNSLHNAIHGIDDMLHQGSNVLDNLRSQRITLKGAHKRLIDIGNTLGLSNTTMRLIEQRTKQDGFILVFGMTLTCIVILLVIVYLT; encoded by the exons ATGGAGGCATTGTATCATCAAACTAATAAATTGATACAGGAAACGCAGCACATTTTCTCGCAACTCGAAAGAAAATCATCTAATACAGATCTGCAGGAGGTGCAGCAAGCTATTGAGGACAAAATAAGTCTTATCAACAG TAATTGCGAGCGACTCGACGTGCTATGTCTCAAGGGTCCGGTGTCACAGAGGCAGAACTACAGGATGAGAGTGGACCAGCTCAAGTACGACAGTCGTCATCTCAGCGCTGCCCTGAACTCATGGCACAATCGCGTAATACGACAACAGAGAGAAGAAGCGGAGAGAGAGGCTCTACTGGCCAGGAAATTTACCACCAACGACCATGTGGACATTTTCATTGATCACACTGTACAGCATAATAACAGCTTACACAATGCCATTCATGGCATAGATGATATGTTGCACCAGGGCAGCAACGTCCTAGATAACTTGAGATCTCAGAGAATAACATTGAAAGGAGCCCACAAACGCCTAATAGACATTGGCAATACCTTGGGACTTTCCAATACCACTATGAGGCTGATCGAGCAACGAACCAAGCAGGATGGATTTATTTTAGTCTTTGGTATGACCCTCACTTGCATAGTTATTCTTTTAGTGATAGTTTATCTCACTTAG
- the LOC105201755 gene encoding ESF1 homolog — MDEMLKDARFAHIARDPKFRRIPKAERKVKIDRRFKDMFKNEKFTVKYTTDKRGRPVNQTTTEDLKKYYDLSSSEDEDEDNDNDKDEDEDASVPSTSKKDDTKKIKDTKEKKKIKKEEEKKKKAAKEVKSKMDSTKDSLNKKNQDKKSKNYLSKKDLSGTKMKEECSDDDDESDNDSSDESEHESTQKECSQTELDKNEKQLHKKRKDENAKLTDEIKEKLRDPTVNYARGEGILMTDSSSEEESSEASDDEEEIEHNWGELDKEADTTDEVTHRLAICNMDWDRIRAVDLMILLNSFLPSGGLIHSVTIYPSEFGLQRMKEEEINGPTELKNKATKNEDENEDDNEEGTEYHMEKLRQYQLNRLKYYYAVAEFDSIETANKVYTECDGIEYESTATRLDLRFIPDDMTFDQKAKEICTEIPDPVKYQPRQFITTALQQVKVQLTWDETDPNRQEFTQKLNLGKLQDIDENDLQTYLASGSEDDSDTEEKKDIIDEKTDENDNSESDQANDDPIGKYKSILKSIEEEEEAKKNKDVELEFSWGLGTKEKVEKLVKERMKNKEQLTPFEQYLEKRKMKKKAKREEMRKLKKESQKSDSEDSLPSDVDMNDKYFVDEFKNNKSRRKGKKDNEYISDSNEQEENRHKAELELLLMDQDEDDKKHFNMKQIEENATMSKSKRKRLNKKKNVQEEAKEDNFEVNVKDPRFGALFTSHHFNIDPADSHYRKTKGTEALVNEKLKRRANSETHAEENVKQTKKPKRDEKLPTELKALVKSVKKKTKNITQPIKG, encoded by the exons ATGGACGAAATGTTGAAAGATGCGCGTTTCGCGCATATTGCGAGAGATCCGAAATTTCGTCGCATTCCCAAAGCCGAGAGAAAGGTGAAGATTGATCGTCGGTTTAAGGATATGTTTAAAAATGAGAAGTTCACCGTCAAATACACCACTGATAAGCGTGGTAGACCTGTCAATCAAACCACTACCGAAGATCTCAAAAAGTATTACGACCTGTCGAGCAGCGAGGATGAAGATGAGGATAACGATAATGATAAGGATGAGGATGAGGATGCATCTGTGCCATCTACAAGTAAGAAAGACgacacgaaaaaaataaaagataccaaggagaagaaaaagatcaagaaagaagaagaaaagaaaaagaaagcagcAAAAGAAGTTAAATCGAAAATGGATTCTACGAAGGACTCTTTGAACAAGAAGAATCAAGATAAGAAgagcaaaaattatttgagtaagAAAGATTTGTCTGGAACGAAAATGAAAGAGGAATGTtccgatgatgatgatgaatcTGATAATGATTCCTCAGATGAGAGTGAACATGAATCTACCCAGAAGGAATGTTCTCAAACAGAGCTAGATAAAAATGAGAAACAGTTgcataaaaagagaaaagatgaaaATGCTAAACTTACAGAtgaaattaaagagaaattaagAGATCCTACTGTGAATTATGCCAGAGGAGAAGGTATTCTGATGACAGATAGTTCTTCAGAAGAAGAATCATCTGAAGCTAGtg atGATGAGGAAGAAATTGAGCATAACTGGGGAGAACTGGACAAAGAAGCTGATACAACAGATGAGGTCACACATCGATTAGCTATTTGTAATATGGATTGGGATAGAATACGTGCTGTGGACTTGATGATCTTGTTGAATTCATTCTTGCCCAGTGGTGGACTCATTCATTCAGTTACA attTATCCATCAGAATTTGGTTTGCAGCGAATGAAGGAGGAAGAAATTAATGGACCAACAGAGCTAAAAAACAAAGCTACTAAGAATGAAGATGAAAATGAGGatgat AATGAAGAAGGAACAGAATATCATATGGAAAAATTGAGACAGTACCAATTGAACcggttgaaatattattatgctGTTGCTGAGTTTGATTCTATAGAAACGGCAAACAAAGTATATACGGAGTGCGACGGTATTGAATATGAATCGACTGCGACTAGATTGGACCTTAGATTTATACCAGATGATATGACGTTTGATCAG AAAGCTAAAGAGATATGTACTGAGATACCAGATCCTGTGAAATATCAACCCAGACAATTTATAACAACGGCTTTACAACAAGTTAAAGTCCAGTTAACGTGGGATGAAACAGATCCAAATAGGCAAGAGTTTACGCAGAAATTAAATTTGGGAAAATTACAAGATATTGATGAAAATGATCTACAGACGTATCTGGCGAGCGGTAGTGAAGATGACTCgg atacagaagaaaagaaagacaTAATTGATGAAAAAACTGATGAAAACGATAATTCAGAATCAGACCAGGCAAACGATGATCCAATTGGAAAGTACAAATcgatattaaaaagtattgaagaagaagaagaggcaAAAAAGAACAAAGATGTTGAATTAGAATTCTCGTGGGGTTTAGGTACGAAAGAAAAGGTCGAAAAATTAGTCAAAGAGAGAATGAAAAATAAGGAACAACTTACACCTTTCGAGCAATATCTAGAGAAAcgtaaaatgaaaaagaaagctAAGAGAGAAGAAATGAGAAAGCTTAAAAAAGAAAGTCAAAAAAGCGATTCGGAAGATTCTTTGCCGTCTGATGTAGACatgaatgataaatattttgtggACGAATTCAAGAACAATAAATCTCgtagaaaaggaaaaaaagataacGAATATATTAGTGATTCGAACGAACAAGAAGAGAATCGACATAAAGCTGAGTTGGAGTTGCTTTTGATGGATCAAGATGAGGATGACAAAAAGCATTTCAACATGAAGCAAATCGAAGAAAACGCAACTATGTCGAAATCCAAACGAAAACGtcttaacaaaaagaaaaatgtacaaGAAGAAGCAAAAGAGGATAATTTTGAAGTTAATGTTAAGGATCCAAGATTTGGCGCTTTGTTCACGTCACATCATTTCAATATCGATCCTGCGGATTCCCATTATAGGAAGACAAAGGGTACAGAAGCTTtagttaatgaaaaattaaagagaagAGCTAATAGCGAAACACATGCAGAAGAAAAT GTTAAGCAAACTAAAAAACCAAAAAGAGACGAAAAATTGCCGACGGAATTAAAAGCTCTAGTTAAATCTGTTAAgaagaaaacgaaaaatatCACACAGCCAATAAAAGGATGA